A single region of the Syntrophus gentianae genome encodes:
- a CDS encoding AsnC family transcriptional regulator, with protein sequence MTTEKRNIDELDARIIAMLQSDGRMSNTEIGKSLAVSEATIRGRIKRLIDDEVIQIVAESNPLNLGFEITGDLYRMNEGKLPFVERPGNPAPTVGNEWMTLVRLSGVLRLNQR encoded by the coding sequence ATGACCACTGAAAAAAGAAATATTGATGAACTCGATGCAAGGATCATCGCGATGCTTCAGTCGGACGGCAGAATGAGCAACACGGAAATCGGGAAGTCGCTTGCGGTCTCCGAGGCAACGATACGGGGAAGAATAAAACGCCTTATTGATGATGAAGTGATCCAGATCGTTGCCGAATCGAATCCTCTCAATCTCGGTTTTGAGATCACGGGCGATCTCTATCGGATGAACGAAGGCAAACTTCCCTTTGTGGAAAGGCCGGGCAATCCCGCCCCGACCGTCGGGAATGAATGGATGACCCTTGTTCGGTTGTCAGGGGTTCTCCGGCTTAATCAACGATAA
- the lpdA gene encoding dihydrolipoyl dehydrogenase, with product MSKRIVIFGAGPGGYVAAIRAAQLGAEVSVVEEDNVGGTCLNWGCIPSKIMITTAEMIERYRRAREFGLKIEGNIRPDMQQLMARKVRIIQDQTKGILDLFAHNKIHYLRGKGRIVGPGMAAVQSADGADGGILEVPWNKLILAPGTRPSDFPPFLFDGERILSSNHALSLLEVPESILILGGGVIGCEFAFLLSSLGSRVTVVEAMDRLLPLPSVDEDCSKILQREMKKRKIKFVLKRTAQALERSSTKLRVTLGFPPFMTELAGKEREPQIEEVDKILVCIGRKPNTAHLGLDKLGIQVDAQGWIVADDRMRTNVPDVFAIGDVLGPSKIMLAHVASAEGQIAAENAVGGDLKMAYDVVPGAIFTLPEVANVGLSESQARQQGFSVRAESVLFRSLGKAHVIGEIAGEAKIVSDAETGRVLGVHIVGPHATELIAEGALALRMGATVADLAGTIHAHPTLGEVMLEASLKSLGRSLHGKIIDS from the coding sequence CGTTGTCGAAGAGGATAACGTCGGAGGAACATGCCTGAACTGGGGGTGCATCCCTTCCAAGATTATGATCACCACGGCGGAAATGATCGAAAGATACCGGCGCGCCCGGGAATTCGGGCTGAAGATCGAGGGGAACATCCGTCCCGACATGCAGCAACTCATGGCACGGAAAGTCAGGATCATTCAAGATCAGACAAAGGGGATTCTGGATCTCTTCGCGCACAACAAGATCCATTACCTGCGGGGAAAGGGCCGTATTGTCGGGCCGGGTATGGCAGCCGTCCAGTCGGCAGACGGCGCAGACGGCGGGATTCTGGAAGTCCCCTGGAATAAGCTGATTCTGGCTCCGGGCACTCGGCCCTCGGATTTTCCGCCCTTCCTCTTTGACGGGGAGCGCATCCTCTCGAGCAACCATGCCCTCTCGCTTCTTGAAGTGCCCGAATCCATTCTGATCCTCGGAGGAGGCGTCATCGGATGCGAGTTTGCCTTTCTTTTGTCTTCCCTCGGTTCCCGCGTAACCGTCGTCGAAGCCATGGACCGGCTGCTTCCCCTTCCTTCCGTGGATGAAGACTGTTCCAAAATTCTGCAGCGGGAGATGAAGAAGCGAAAAATCAAGTTTGTGCTGAAGAGGACGGCTCAGGCCCTGGAGCGCAGCAGCACAAAACTTCGTGTGACGCTGGGGTTCCCCCCGTTCATGACGGAACTTGCCGGGAAAGAGAGGGAACCTCAAATCGAAGAAGTGGACAAGATCCTGGTCTGTATCGGGCGCAAGCCGAACACGGCCCACCTGGGCCTCGATAAGCTGGGGATTCAGGTCGATGCCCAGGGGTGGATTGTCGCCGATGATCGGATGCGGACAAATGTCCCCGATGTCTTCGCCATCGGCGATGTCCTCGGACCTTCGAAAATCATGCTGGCTCATGTGGCATCGGCCGAAGGGCAGATCGCCGCCGAAAATGCCGTGGGGGGCGACCTGAAGATGGCCTACGATGTTGTTCCCGGAGCGATCTTCACTCTGCCTGAAGTGGCCAATGTCGGGCTTTCTGAATCTCAAGCCCGACAGCAAGGGTTTTCCGTACGTGCCGAGAGCGTGCTCTTCCGGAGCCTGGGGAAGGCGCACGTCATCGGTGAAATTGCCGGTGAGGCAAAGATCGTGTCCGATGCAGAAACAGGCAGGGTCCTGGGGGTCCACATTGTCGGACCGCATGCGACCGAGCTGATCGCGGAGGGTGCCTTGGCTCTCAGAATGGGGGCAACGGTGGCGGATCTTGCCGGAACCATCCATGCCCATCCGACTCTGGGGGAGGTCATGCTGGAAGCCTCTCTCAAATCCCTCGGCCGTTCGCTCCACGGTAAAATTATTGACTCTTGA
- a CDS encoding enoyl-CoA hydratase/isomerase family protein, with product MGFEHITFEKKDKVATITLNEPPSNWLTILMMKEINQVLLDVKKDPTVQLLVFDAAGGKAFCDGVDVADHTPDRVDEMIEVFHGMFRIMSSMDVTTVALVNGRSLGGGCELMAFCDIVIASEKAKIGQPEIAVGVFPPVAAAWFPKIIGLKKTMELLLTGKIISAKEAEAIGLVNVVLPAENFKEGVDKFLADFLNKSRPVAMWTRRAVMAGLNVDFIEALKVSEMIYMQGCMATDDAKEGISAFMEKRKAVFKDK from the coding sequence ATGGGATTCGAACATATTACGTTTGAAAAAAAAGATAAAGTTGCCACCATTACCCTGAATGAGCCGCCATCCAACTGGCTGACCATTCTGATGATGAAAGAGATCAATCAGGTCCTGCTGGATGTCAAAAAAGACCCCACCGTTCAGCTCCTCGTTTTCGATGCTGCTGGTGGCAAGGCTTTCTGTGACGGCGTCGATGTCGCCGACCACACCCCGGACAGAGTGGATGAGATGATCGAGGTCTTCCACGGCATGTTCCGCATCATGTCCAGCATGGATGTGACGACGGTTGCCCTGGTCAACGGCCGTTCCCTCGGCGGTGGTTGCGAACTGATGGCCTTCTGCGATATCGTCATCGCTTCCGAAAAGGCCAAGATCGGCCAGCCCGAGATCGCCGTCGGCGTTTTCCCGCCGGTTGCCGCCGCCTGGTTCCCCAAGATTATCGGCCTCAAGAAAACCATGGAACTGCTCCTTACCGGAAAAATCATCTCGGCGAAGGAAGCGGAAGCCATCGGGCTGGTCAATGTGGTCCTGCCGGCAGAGAATTTCAAGGAAGGCGTGGATAAATTCCTGGCCGATTTCCTCAACAAGAGCCGACCCGTTGCGATGTGGACGCGCCGCGCCGTTATGGCCGGACTCAATGTGGATTTCATCGAAGCCCTCAAGGTTTCCGAGATGATCTACATGCAGGGCTGCATGGCGACGGACGACGCCAAGGAAGGCATCTCCGCCTTTATGGAAAAGAGAAAAGCGGTATTCAAGGACAAGTAA
- a CDS encoding M24 family metallopeptidase → MIYTPKEETESRTARLKALMEKASLDGAFFHYKIDYYYLAGTMQDAILYVPLEGEPTLFVRREIRRARRESPLSQVIPIRSLKTVKDYIGNPRRVGLQLDVLPYNFVTSFHKVLGDVEVADISPLINDLRKIKSPFEISLMEKAAVIAKKVYEKIPEVLREGMMEIELGGILEAYAKTLGHEGLLRVRSQNFEAYSWHILSGKVGSVVSQMNSPMGGLGMSPAFPVGASRKKIRRGEQIMIDFGICYHGYQVDETRMFAIGSIPELFAKAYDACREIHYRVLDKALEGATCAELFSYSVDLADKLGFGDNYLGYAPHKVNFLAHGIGIELSEAPFIATKMDYPIEEGMTFAIEPKMVFPRQGCCGIENTVLMEKGRYRVLSDIDERIIIVD, encoded by the coding sequence ATGATCTACACGCCGAAAGAAGAAACTGAAAGCCGGACGGCGAGATTAAAGGCGTTAATGGAGAAGGCCTCACTGGATGGGGCCTTCTTTCATTACAAGATCGACTATTATTACCTCGCCGGCACCATGCAGGATGCGATTCTCTATGTGCCGCTGGAAGGAGAGCCCACGCTCTTCGTCCGCCGGGAAATACGCCGGGCCCGGCGGGAGTCGCCCCTTTCCCAAGTAATCCCCATCCGTTCGCTGAAAACCGTGAAGGACTATATCGGCAATCCCCGCCGGGTCGGCCTTCAGCTTGACGTCCTGCCCTACAATTTTGTGACGAGCTTTCATAAGGTCCTGGGCGATGTGGAAGTAGCGGATATCTCACCCCTCATCAACGATCTCCGGAAAATCAAGAGCCCCTTTGAAATCTCGTTGATGGAAAAGGCGGCAGTGATTGCGAAGAAGGTCTATGAAAAGATCCCCGAGGTGCTTCGGGAAGGCATGATGGAAATCGAACTCGGCGGGATTCTGGAAGCCTATGCCAAGACCCTCGGCCATGAAGGGCTGCTGCGCGTGCGCTCCCAGAATTTTGAAGCCTACAGCTGGCATATCCTGAGCGGAAAAGTGGGAAGCGTTGTCAGTCAGATGAATTCTCCCATGGGAGGTCTGGGGATGTCGCCGGCCTTTCCCGTGGGGGCGAGCCGCAAGAAAATCCGCCGTGGCGAACAGATCATGATCGATTTCGGCATCTGTTATCACGGCTACCAGGTTGATGAGACCCGGATGTTCGCCATCGGTTCCATCCCGGAGCTTTTCGCCAAAGCCTACGACGCCTGCCGGGAGATCCACTACCGGGTGCTGGACAAGGCCCTGGAGGGCGCGACCTGCGCCGAACTGTTCTCGTACTCCGTTGACCTGGCCGACAAGCTGGGATTCGGGGACAACTACCTGGGGTATGCCCCCCACAAGGTCAATTTTCTGGCCCACGGAATCGGCATCGAGCTTTCCGAGGCGCCCTTTATCGCCACGAAGATGGATTACCCCATTGAAGAGGGGATGACCTTTGCGATCGAACCCAAGATGGTCTTCCCGCGGCAGGGTTGCTGCGGCATCGAGAATACGGTTCTGATGGAAAAGGGGCGCTACCGCGTTCTGTCGGATATCGACGAACGGATCATTATCGTTGATTAA
- the had gene encoding 6-hydroxycyclohex-1-ene-1-carbonyl-CoA dehydrogenase, which translates to MAGVPSTIKTWQMVTPWGKNKETGEVIEGKLAMTEIPVPELKEGEVIVEVAGCGVCHTDLGYFFDRVPTVCKPPLTLGHEISGTVVAGDPKWVGKEVVIPAVMPCRKCDLCKTGRGNRCLAQLMPGNSLGIYGGFSSHIVVPTIDLCEIRNRGDYPLENYAVVADAVTTPYQAAKRADLQPGDNVIVIGATGGVGVYMAQMAKALGAKTVIGMARNPEKLQRALNYGCDFVISTQDKTNKDVAGEFGAIRKANGLPGAFWKIFEVSGTKAGQDLGLDLLSFVGKMVVVGFGMSKSEFMLSRLMAFDAELIGTWGCLPEYYPIVLGMVQSKKIDIDPFVEVRPMSTIAATFDEIHKAGSPAKRVVLKPDF; encoded by the coding sequence ATGGCTGGAGTACCAAGTACGATTAAAACGTGGCAGATGGTGACGCCATGGGGGAAGAACAAGGAAACGGGAGAGGTCATTGAGGGCAAACTGGCCATGACGGAAATCCCCGTACCAGAACTTAAAGAAGGGGAAGTCATCGTAGAGGTAGCGGGATGCGGCGTGTGCCATACCGACCTTGGATATTTCTTCGACCGCGTACCGACCGTTTGTAAACCCCCGTTGACACTGGGACACGAAATCAGTGGAACCGTTGTGGCAGGCGATCCGAAATGGGTGGGAAAGGAAGTCGTTATCCCCGCTGTTATGCCCTGCCGCAAGTGTGATCTTTGTAAAACCGGCCGAGGCAACCGCTGCCTGGCTCAGCTCATGCCCGGAAACAGTCTGGGAATCTATGGTGGCTTTTCCAGTCACATCGTCGTTCCTACCATAGACCTCTGTGAAATTCGCAACCGGGGTGATTATCCCCTGGAAAATTATGCCGTGGTGGCAGACGCCGTTACGACGCCCTACCAGGCCGCCAAGAGAGCAGATCTTCAGCCCGGCGATAATGTCATTGTGATCGGTGCAACCGGTGGCGTTGGCGTTTACATGGCACAGATGGCAAAGGCTCTGGGCGCCAAGACCGTGATCGGCATGGCGAGAAATCCCGAGAAACTTCAGAGAGCCCTCAACTATGGCTGTGACTTCGTCATCAGCACCCAGGATAAAACCAATAAGGACGTTGCCGGCGAATTCGGGGCAATCCGCAAAGCCAATGGCCTCCCCGGCGCCTTCTGGAAGATCTTCGAAGTGTCCGGAACCAAGGCGGGTCAGGATCTGGGTCTGGATCTGCTGTCCTTCGTCGGAAAGATGGTTGTGGTTGGGTTCGGTATGTCCAAGAGTGAATTCATGCTTTCCCGGCTCATGGCCTTTGATGCCGAACTGATCGGCACCTGGGGATGTCTGCCCGAGTATTATCCGATCGTTCTTGGCATGGTTCAGTCCAAGAAGATCGATATCGATCCCTTCGTGGAAGTGCGGCCCATGAGCACGATTGCAGCGACCTTTGACGAGATTCACAAGGCCGGTTCTCCCGCAAAGAGAGTCGTCCTGAAACCTGATTTTTAA
- the oah gene encoding 6-oxocyclohex-1-ene-1-carbonyl-CoA hydratase, which translates to MSLAWMPRENEMKNHDRHTSQWWGTEAPCTVYEKRPLKDPKGNEVAGLFTAWIRLNNPAQYNSYTTEMVKGVIAGFENASTDRSVVAVVFTGTGPFAFCTGGNTKEYSEYYSMRPEEYGSYMELFNNMVDSILMCKKPVICRVNGMRVAGGQEIGLACDIAVSSDLAIFGQAGPRHGSAPVGGSSDFLPWFLSNEDAMWNCVSCEMWSAYKMKAKNLISKCLPVLKDANGNFVRNPQVITESYVKDGEIVYGENKTGQEAKDARAFVNDALKAGNYDFALLDAEVERIIWIFANLFPGCLMKSIDGIRQKKKSWWDQVKNDHRYWLATNMMGEAFLGFGAFNTKKITGMDTIDFIKNRQLIAEGALNNEAYMEQVMGKPKA; encoded by the coding sequence ATGAGTTTAGCATGGATGCCTAGAGAAAATGAGATGAAGAATCATGATCGACACACCTCTCAGTGGTGGGGCACGGAAGCACCCTGCACCGTATACGAGAAGCGACCTCTGAAGGACCCCAAGGGCAATGAAGTTGCCGGTCTGTTCACTGCCTGGATTCGCCTGAACAACCCCGCCCAGTACAATTCCTACACGACCGAAATGGTGAAAGGTGTTATCGCCGGTTTCGAGAATGCCTCCACGGATCGTTCCGTTGTCGCCGTCGTCTTCACGGGCACAGGCCCCTTCGCCTTCTGCACCGGTGGAAATACGAAAGAGTATTCCGAATACTACAGCATGAGACCGGAAGAATACGGTTCCTACATGGAACTCTTCAACAACATGGTCGACTCCATCCTGATGTGCAAGAAACCGGTCATCTGCCGTGTCAACGGTATGAGAGTCGCCGGTGGCCAGGAAATCGGTCTGGCCTGTGACATCGCCGTTTCCTCCGACTTGGCCATTTTCGGTCAGGCTGGTCCCCGCCACGGTTCCGCCCCGGTCGGCGGTTCCTCCGACTTCCTGCCCTGGTTCCTCAGCAACGAAGACGCCATGTGGAACTGCGTAAGCTGCGAAATGTGGTCCGCCTACAAGATGAAGGCGAAGAACCTCATCTCCAAGTGCCTCCCAGTCCTGAAGGATGCCAATGGCAACTTTGTCCGCAATCCCCAGGTCATCACCGAATCCTACGTCAAAGACGGCGAGATCGTTTACGGTGAGAACAAGACCGGTCAGGAAGCCAAAGACGCCCGTGCTTTTGTCAACGATGCGTTGAAGGCCGGCAATTATGATTTTGCCCTTCTTGATGCCGAAGTCGAAAGAATCATCTGGATCTTCGCCAACCTGTTCCCCGGCTGCTTGATGAAATCCATCGACGGCATCCGCCAGAAGAAGAAATCCTGGTGGGATCAGGTGAAGAACGACCACCGTTACTGGCTGGCCACGAACATGATGGGCGAAGCCTTCCTGGGCTTCGGCGCCTTCAACACGAAGAAGATCACCGGTATGGACACGATCGACTTCATCAAGAATCGGCAGCTGATCGCAGAAGGCGCGCTGAACAACGAGGCTTACATGGAACAGGTTATGGGAAAGCCGAAAGCGTAG